The following proteins are encoded in a genomic region of Hoeflea phototrophica DFL-43:
- a CDS encoding TIGR01459 family HAD-type hydrolase, producing MPRKITDLDQLTEHADVLLCDVWGVIHNGVNPFPLSVEALKAARARGQAVILITNSPRPAQGVIRQFETIGVDPECWDDIVTSGDVTRQLVSEGPKQIYFLGPERDMALVEGLDVELVDPGAAKAVLCTGLFDDETEQAENYRSLLQGFKARDLPFICANPDRVVERGDRLVPCAGAIADLYAELGGETRIAGKPHAPIYREAMARAQALRAGVDKSRTLAIGDGASTDIRGALDNGFEAVFIARGIHARHYISGRATDETRLQAFLDAEGLAPAFWMEWLA from the coding sequence ATGCCACGCAAGATCACCGACCTGGATCAGCTGACCGAGCATGCCGACGTGCTGCTGTGCGACGTATGGGGCGTCATACACAACGGCGTCAACCCCTTTCCGCTGTCGGTTGAGGCGCTCAAAGCGGCGCGTGCACGCGGCCAGGCAGTCATTCTGATTACCAATTCGCCCAGGCCGGCCCAGGGCGTAATCCGGCAATTCGAGACCATCGGTGTCGATCCCGAGTGCTGGGACGACATTGTCACCTCGGGTGATGTGACGCGCCAGCTGGTCTCTGAAGGACCGAAACAGATTTATTTTCTCGGGCCCGAGCGCGATATGGCGCTGGTCGAAGGGCTCGACGTCGAGCTGGTAGATCCCGGCGCCGCCAAGGCCGTTCTGTGCACCGGCCTGTTTGATGACGAGACCGAGCAGGCGGAGAACTACCGGAGCTTGCTGCAGGGATTCAAGGCGCGCGATCTGCCGTTCATTTGTGCCAATCCGGACCGGGTGGTCGAGCGCGGCGACCGTTTGGTGCCATGCGCTGGTGCGATCGCGGATCTCTATGCGGAATTGGGGGGCGAAACCCGGATTGCAGGCAAGCCGCATGCGCCGATCTACCGTGAGGCAATGGCACGCGCCCAGGCGCTGCGCGCCGGCGTTGACAAGTCGAGAACCCTGGCGATCGGCGACGGTGCCTCCACAGACATTCGCGGCGCGCTCGACAATGGTTTTGAGGCGGTCTTCATTGCCCGCGGTATTCATGCCCGGCATTACATTTCCGGCCGTGCCACCGACGAGACCCGTTTGCAGGCGTTTCTGGATGCGGAGGGCCTGGCTCCCGCATTCTGGATGGAATGGCTTGCCTGA